TTCACTCCTGAATGAGATCGTGCCCATGATTCGCGCCCGAATCGGGATCTGCTTCGTCCCTCTTCTCGCGTTGTTCGCGGGGTGCTCTGAGATCGTCGGCGACGCGACTCCCGCACCGGCCCCCGCGCCCGCAAGTGCCTCACCCGTACTCGCGGGCGCGACTCTGGAACTGGCGCCGCCCCCACGAGAACTGATCTACTTGGAAATTACGCCGGACGCGGCTCGGACGGTGAAACGGCACATCGACGACTTGGAACTCAAACGCTGGTGGCTCCGATACACGCTCGCGCCGGGCGGGTGTACCGGTTTCCAGAATAAACTGGACATCGACACGGGACCGCCGACCGATCGGGATTTCGAGTTCGTCGCCAATGGGGTGCCGTGCCTCATATTGAAGAGCCAGCGCCACTTGGCGCAGGGGGCGCGCATTGATTTCGGCCAGAAAGACGGCCAGAGCGGTTTCATCGTCACCGCCCCGCACGCGAGCGCGCGGACAAAAGAGGCGGTCTCGAAGTGGGTCAATGAGGAGATTTTCAAGGGTATCCCGGATATCAGCTCTGTCGGGTCGAAGTAAGCCAAAAGCGACCGCACGAACATTTGGCGGTCGAAGAGCCACAGGCGGTCGGTTCCGAGACCTTCTCTGCGGCGCTCCGCCGCGGGTGAAACTGCTAGCGATTGCGTCCCCAGGGCTACTCAGAGATTGAAACTGGCTGATTAAGCGCCGCCAGTGCCCGTTCGGGTGTGGCAACGATGGTCCGAACGGCCGCTGCAATGGTGCCGGCACCGAGGCGCCGTAGCAGGTACACGGCGACGTTCCGCAGTGACGCCAGTACCCGCGGTGCCGCGCCCCGGCGGACCCGGCACCGGTCCTCGCCCAGGGTCACGTCGCGGATGTGGTGCAAGCTCTCGATCCCCCAGTGGGTGCGGGTGTACCCGAGCAACGCATCCGGTGGCGCAGCCACCGGGCTCAGGCTGGAGATCCCATACACCATCTCCACGGTT
The Gemmata palustris DNA segment above includes these coding regions:
- a CDS encoding HesB/IscA family protein; the protein is MIRARIGICFVPLLALFAGCSEIVGDATPAPAPAPASASPVLAGATLELAPPPRELIYLEITPDAARTVKRHIDDLELKRWWLRYTLAPGGCTGFQNKLDIDTGPPTDRDFEFVANGVPCLILKSQRHLAQGARIDFGQKDGQSGFIVTAPHASARTKEAVSKWVNEEIFKGIPDISSVGSK
- a CDS encoding ISAs1 family transposase, which codes for MSKGHGRIERRTITTTTWLNEYLTRWPGVQQVFRLERTRRVGGKATVEMVYGISSLSPVAAPPDALLGYTRTHWGIESLHHIRDVTLGEDRCRVRRGAAPRVLASLRNVAVYLLRRLGAGTIAAAVRTIVATPERALAALNQPVSISE